A stretch of Endozoicomonas sp. SCSIO W0465 DNA encodes these proteins:
- a CDS encoding nucleotidyltransferase family protein yields MEPLCKAVIVSFLRQAYGDLLQGILLFGSHANGTANKESDIDLGILIDGMADPVELWENAQTLASQVNTNIDLIDLRAATTVLQHEVINTGLWLWQQDTLTCDLFELQVMSLYQQLQYDRREILDDLKRRLRNE; encoded by the coding sequence ATGGAACCACTGTGCAAGGCAGTCATCGTATCATTTCTCAGGCAAGCTTATGGTGACTTGTTACAAGGTATACTGCTCTTTGGGAGCCATGCCAACGGCACAGCCAATAAAGAAAGTGACATAGACTTGGGTATTTTGATTGATGGTATGGCTGACCCGGTTGAACTATGGGAAAACGCCCAGACACTAGCCAGCCAGGTGAATACCAATATTGACCTGATAGATTTACGCGCAGCAACCACTGTACTACAGCATGAAGTGATCAACACAGGACTCTGGCTGTGGCAGCAAGATACCCTGACTTGTGACTTATTCGAACTCCAGGTTATGTCGTTGTACCAGCAACTACAATACGATAGACGGGAAATCCTGGACGACTTAAAAAGAAGGCTGCGTAATGAATGA
- a CDS encoding DUF6444 domain-containing protein — MKENAELRMRVACLEERCRELEEKVGKNSQNSSKPPSSDGYQKPCKNSNSPDHSDDLSADKGTDPSDEKPNPKSLRQSSGNKAGGKKGHQGTCLKQVDIPDYIEYLPVKECNKCQASLLDTRL, encoded by the coding sequence TTGAAAGAGAATGCAGAGCTGCGGATGAGAGTTGCCTGTCTGGAAGAGCGATGTCGAGAATTGGAAGAAAAGGTTGGCAAGAACAGTCAAAACAGCAGCAAGCCGCCATCGTCTGATGGTTATCAAAAACCTTGTAAAAACAGTAATTCTCCAGATCATTCTGACGACCTTTCCGCAGATAAAGGTACCGATCCATCGGATGAAAAACCCAATCCTAAAAGTCTGAGACAGTCTTCTGGTAATAAAGCCGGTGGAAAGAAAGGGCATCAGGGCACTTGTCTTAAACAGGTCGATATCCCTGACTATATTGAGTACCTTCCGGTTAAAGAATGCAATAAATGTCAGGCGTCTCTTCTTGATACTCGACTTTAG
- a CDS encoding transposase, with protein MAFLEHQQLQPEDLLRFITQQQEQIIQLKEQIELLEAEIRRLKKLPAKPDIKPNTKPPDDDTGSPDGDPSAPEGNDGASPDTSSKQKVKKPNEKTRKQRKQPRKPSAEKSIPIAATDVPEGSIRNGTTPFHVQELTIQTSSIEYLLEQWVTPDGQTITAKPPASLHGHHYGPMLQAYVLHQYHGCSVTQPELLDWLWDIGISISSGELSQLLTKGHEQFHAEKDELLTTGIRCSSYIQTDDTGTRHKGKNGYCTIINNESFAWFESTDSKSRENFVSLLHRPWSTYTFTDDALIYLEKLDYPKKWLRVLNPYRGVTFLSHEAWEECMKDLRLTGRRRQQASEAMIYGSLIQHGAGHLTTFSDGARQFDVFKHSQCWIHAERGLAKVHPVNDQQAMAQKWLRTWFWAIYDDLKDFKTEPTEKKAIKVRQGFQALIQTQTCSGLLQDALSGLAVIKEELLLVLDDPSLPLHNNLSESQIREYVKRRKISSGTRSDLGRQCRDTFASLKKTCRLYGLSFWDYLKSRLMGDGLFPRLSNLIEEASRHLPCGAASSF; from the coding sequence ATGGCTTTTCTAGAACACCAGCAGTTACAACCTGAAGATCTACTGAGATTCATCACTCAGCAGCAAGAGCAGATCATTCAGCTCAAAGAGCAGATAGAATTGCTTGAAGCAGAGATTCGTCGTCTAAAAAAACTGCCCGCAAAGCCTGACATCAAACCAAACACCAAACCTCCCGATGATGACACCGGCAGCCCTGATGGAGATCCATCCGCTCCTGAGGGTAACGATGGAGCCAGCCCAGACACCTCGTCAAAGCAGAAGGTTAAGAAGCCCAACGAGAAAACCAGAAAGCAGCGTAAACAGCCCCGAAAGCCATCGGCGGAAAAATCCATACCCATTGCTGCCACTGATGTTCCGGAGGGATCAATCAGGAATGGAACCACCCCTTTTCATGTTCAGGAACTGACAATACAAACATCCAGTATTGAATATCTTTTAGAGCAATGGGTGACACCCGATGGACAAACCATTACGGCCAAACCGCCAGCCAGCCTTCATGGACATCATTACGGGCCAATGCTGCAGGCCTACGTTCTGCACCAGTATCATGGTTGCTCCGTTACCCAGCCAGAACTGCTGGACTGGCTATGGGACATTGGAATCTCTATTTCCAGCGGGGAACTCAGCCAGCTTCTGACGAAAGGACACGAGCAGTTCCATGCTGAGAAAGATGAGCTGTTGACTACAGGTATTCGCTGTTCAAGTTATATCCAGACAGACGACACGGGAACAAGGCATAAGGGGAAGAACGGTTACTGCACCATCATCAATAACGAGTCCTTTGCCTGGTTCGAGAGCACAGACAGCAAAAGCCGGGAAAATTTCGTAAGCCTACTGCACCGCCCATGGTCAACTTACACGTTCACCGACGATGCCTTGATCTATCTGGAAAAACTGGATTACCCCAAAAAGTGGCTACGCGTTCTTAATCCATACAGAGGCGTCACCTTCCTGAGCCATGAAGCCTGGGAAGAATGTATGAAAGACCTGAGACTAACTGGTAGACGGCGCCAGCAGGCCAGTGAAGCCATGATTTATGGCAGCCTGATACAGCATGGAGCAGGACATCTTACCACCTTCAGTGATGGGGCAAGGCAGTTCGACGTTTTCAAACACAGCCAGTGCTGGATACATGCAGAGCGAGGGCTGGCAAAAGTTCATCCGGTCAATGATCAGCAGGCCATGGCTCAGAAATGGCTTCGGACATGGTTCTGGGCCATTTACGATGACCTTAAAGACTTCAAGACAGAGCCAACTGAAAAAAAGGCAATAAAAGTACGACAGGGGTTCCAGGCGCTGATCCAAACCCAAACGTGCAGTGGGCTTCTTCAGGATGCTCTGTCAGGGTTGGCTGTAATCAAGGAAGAGCTATTACTGGTTCTGGATGACCCGAGCTTACCGCTGCACAACAACCTGAGCGAGAGTCAGATACGAGAATATGTTAAACGACGAAAGATCAGTAGTGGGACGCGAAGCGATTTGGGGCGGCAATGTCGCGACACCTTTGCCAGCCTGAAAAAAACGTGTCGCCTGTATGGTCTCTCTTTTTGGGATTATCTGAAAAGCCGACTAATGGGCGATGGGTTATTTCCGAGATTGAGTAACCTGATTGAGGAGGCTTCACGTCATCTTCCGTGTGGTGCTGCCAGCAGTTTTTGA
- a CDS encoding UPF0175 family protein, translated as MIGTVFIQGMVFTEELLEQGVALNLAIHLFRNDVVTLDKGARIARLSLADFIQMLGTQGIPVVHHDPEDLDSDLENLR; from the coding sequence GTGATTGGCACAGTCTTTATTCAGGGCATGGTGTTTACAGAAGAACTGCTGGAGCAGGGAGTAGCGCTCAATCTGGCCATTCATTTATTTCGAAATGACGTGGTAACTCTTGATAAAGGAGCCAGGATAGCCCGTCTTTCCCTTGCTGATTTTATCCAGATGCTGGGGACACAGGGTATTCCTGTCGTTCATCATGACCCTGAGGATCTGGACAGTGACCTTGAAAACCTCAGATAA
- a CDS encoding alpha-galactosidase — translation MNKLLHLHTETTSLVIKADKTLPEMLYWGKRLPEGTDLDTFFAANHHPVPQARIDTDTVVSLCPEHARGLFTAPGLEGCRNGDNWSPEFTLEETVLNGQQVSFLCRDRLAALKLDIHLSLNLKSHVLSTHLELTNEGNSNYQLHKLTNTLLLPTIAREIMYFHGRWTHEFQTERKKLDRSGFILENRRGRTSHEHFPGIMIGQANFSETAGKVYGFHLAWSANHRFHAEAMSDGRRYLQAGELLMPGEVELIPGESYRTPTLYSTYSNKGLNGISQNFHRHVRNEIVRFPEPQKVRPVHLNTWEGIYFNHDPEYIMKMVRSSAEIGVERFIIDDGWFRSRNDDKAALGDWYLDEKKYPNGLQPIINCVKEHGMEFGLWFEPEMISPDSDLYRAHPEWMLHTEGYEQVTIRNQYVLNLQIPEAFDYVLDRLDNMLTGYDIRYIKWDMNRELVQPTNNCRAAFHGHVEAYYRLVDEVRRRHPMVEIETCSGGGGRVDFEILKRTQRFWASDCNDALERQTIQRGASYFFPLEITGAHIGAKLCHTTGRQHNADFRGITALFGHMGVELDPVRACEEEKRGFARYISLYKSLRQLLYTGDFFRYDTAHRESQAWGVVSLDQREAVVMFAQMDMPEYAMSAPLPIPGLNQTKDYKVRVLENSSSNIYMKQCPPWMTEPAIMSAALLEQVGLMMPVMQPESALLIQISQV, via the coding sequence ATGAATAAACTACTTCATTTGCATACCGAGACCACCAGTCTGGTCATCAAAGCGGATAAGACGCTCCCTGAGATGCTTTACTGGGGTAAACGCTTACCGGAAGGAACCGATCTGGATACCTTCTTTGCCGCCAACCATCATCCGGTGCCTCAGGCCCGTATTGATACAGACACTGTCGTATCCCTTTGTCCGGAACATGCCCGCGGTCTCTTTACAGCACCGGGACTGGAAGGCTGTCGAAATGGTGATAACTGGTCGCCGGAATTCACACTGGAAGAAACCGTGCTGAATGGACAGCAGGTCTCTTTTCTGTGCCGTGACCGGCTGGCAGCACTGAAACTGGATATTCATCTATCCCTGAACCTGAAGTCCCATGTTCTGTCGACCCACCTTGAGTTGACCAACGAAGGCAACAGTAATTATCAGCTGCATAAGTTGACCAACACACTGTTATTGCCAACCATAGCCAGGGAGATTATGTACTTCCATGGTCGCTGGACCCATGAATTCCAGACTGAGCGGAAGAAACTGGATCGTAGCGGCTTTATTCTGGAGAACCGCCGTGGTCGTACATCCCATGAACACTTTCCCGGCATTATGATTGGTCAGGCAAACTTCAGTGAAACCGCTGGTAAAGTGTATGGCTTTCATCTGGCCTGGAGTGCCAATCACCGTTTCCACGCCGAGGCAATGAGCGACGGTCGTCGTTATCTTCAGGCCGGTGAACTGTTGATGCCTGGTGAAGTGGAACTGATTCCCGGCGAGTCCTATCGTACCCCGACGCTATATAGCACCTACAGTAATAAAGGACTCAATGGTATCAGTCAGAACTTCCATCGCCATGTGCGCAATGAAATTGTTCGTTTCCCGGAACCACAAAAGGTACGCCCGGTGCATCTGAATACGTGGGAAGGCATCTATTTTAACCACGATCCTGAGTACATTATGAAGATGGTGCGCTCTTCTGCTGAGATTGGTGTAGAACGCTTTATCATTGACGATGGCTGGTTCCGGAGCCGCAACGATGATAAAGCTGCTCTGGGTGACTGGTATCTGGATGAAAAAAAATACCCGAATGGCCTGCAACCCATCATTAATTGTGTCAAAGAGCACGGTATGGAGTTCGGACTCTGGTTTGAGCCGGAAATGATCAGCCCGGATTCCGATCTTTACCGCGCCCATCCTGAATGGATGCTGCACACCGAAGGCTACGAACAGGTCACCATTCGCAACCAATATGTGCTGAACCTGCAAATACCGGAAGCGTTCGATTATGTGCTGGATCGTTTGGACAACATGCTGACCGGGTACGATATCCGTTATATCAAGTGGGATATGAACCGGGAGCTGGTGCAACCAACCAACAACTGTCGTGCAGCTTTTCATGGTCATGTTGAGGCATATTACCGTCTGGTGGATGAGGTGCGCAGGCGACACCCGATGGTAGAAATTGAAACCTGCTCCGGCGGCGGAGGCCGTGTGGACTTTGAAATTCTCAAGCGCACCCAGCGATTCTGGGCCTCCGACTGTAACGATGCCCTTGAACGGCAAACCATCCAGCGCGGCGCCAGCTACTTCTTTCCACTGGAAATTACCGGTGCGCATATTGGGGCAAAACTGTGTCATACCACCGGGCGCCAGCACAATGCCGACTTCCGAGGTATAACTGCCCTATTTGGCCATATGGGGGTTGAACTGGACCCGGTAAGGGCTTGTGAAGAAGAGAAGCGCGGTTTTGCCAGGTACATTTCGCTGTACAAATCCTTACGTCAGTTGTTGTATACAGGGGATTTCTTCCGGTATGACACGGCGCACAGGGAATCCCAAGCTTGGGGCGTAGTCAGCCTTGACCAGCGGGAAGCGGTGGTGATGTTTGCCCAGATGGATATGCCGGAATATGCAATGTCAGCACCATTGCCGATTCCCGGTCTGAACCAGACAAAAGACTACAAAGTACGGGTATTGGAAAACAGTTCTTCCAATATTTATATGAAACAGTGCCCACCCTGGATGACCGAGCCTGCCATAATGAGTGCCGCCTTACTGGAGCAAGTAGGTTTGATGATGCCAGTCATGCAGCCAGAAAGTGCCCTGCTCATTCAGATTTCCCAGGTTTAG
- a CDS encoding transposase — protein MTKFEMVAMLTSDHQVILRELASYTTFLAGALSSTAVPTFCELLFGCMLSADGFVTQALLTIDFHCVWSSYHHWLSQGKWQWKNLARHLIRLVCSKAPENQPVVLGLDDWVIERFSDKAPACRTHHQHSKKRNRPTYIWGQCWVSLAIIFERAADEVFTAIPVISFPTPASGNTSKLKIAVAMLRVVRNEVKDRVLRLLTDCWYMNWTLIKPALEMNIEVVGQIPSNRALYALPPAPTVKKRGRPKKYGIKMTTEQVKKLPGNCSAPPHKSGIF, from the coding sequence ATGACGAAATTCGAGATGGTTGCCATGCTCACTTCAGATCATCAAGTAATCCTCAGGGAGCTCGCTTCATATACAACCTTTCTTGCTGGAGCGCTATCATCAACTGCAGTACCAACGTTCTGCGAACTGCTGTTCGGTTGCATGCTTTCAGCCGACGGCTTTGTTACACAGGCGTTGTTAACAATTGATTTTCATTGTGTGTGGAGCAGCTACCACCACTGGCTATCTCAGGGCAAGTGGCAATGGAAGAACTTGGCACGCCACTTGATCCGTCTGGTCTGCTCCAAAGCTCCTGAGAATCAACCTGTGGTCCTGGGGCTTGATGACTGGGTAATCGAACGGTTTTCCGACAAAGCCCCTGCTTGTCGTACACATCATCAACACAGCAAGAAACGCAATCGGCCGACGTACATCTGGGGGCAGTGTTGGGTTTCCCTGGCCATCATATTTGAGCGGGCTGCAGATGAAGTATTTACTGCCATACCGGTGATCTCATTTCCGACACCAGCTTCAGGTAACACCAGCAAACTGAAAATTGCCGTGGCCATGCTCAGGGTGGTACGCAATGAAGTGAAGGATCGAGTGCTACGCCTGCTAACCGATTGCTGGTATATGAACTGGACACTGATAAAGCCAGCTCTGGAAATGAACATAGAAGTTGTTGGTCAGATACCTTCAAATCGGGCCCTCTATGCTTTGCCGCCAGCACCCACCGTAAAGAAGCGAGGGCGCCCAAAAAAGTACGGCATCAAGATGACGACAGAACAGGTTAAGAAACTGCCGGGTAACTGTTCAGCACCCCCACATAAATCTGGAATTTTCTGA
- the melB gene encoding melibiose:sodium transporter MelB: protein MNAQTDSQHITLKTKASYGLGALGKDFACSIIYIFLMYYYTDVVGLSAAFVGGLFLVARIIDAFTDPMMGMIVDNTRSRFGKFRPWILIGTAANSVVLLMVFSAHNFAGMAAYVYAAITYILWGVTYTIMDIPYWSMIPSLSSKREEREHLVVWPRIFASIAWTVMGTYGLHAIGLLGDGNNGSGFFYLCIGIIISFIASALITFFQVREKVETKISGEKFGVADVRSIIGNNDQLKSLIGFVLSFNIAIQLIGGFAIYYFTYAIGKAELFPMFSLVAGIAEFSGIFLFPWIAKVVDRRFMWPLACGFPIICSLVLFGSSVIAPESTVLVGMAGAALKFGNGLFNGLSTVMLADVVDYGEKKTGLRSESIIFSVQTMLVKGAGAMAGFLIGFGLTLIGYVPNEVQSPDTITGLKVLMILIPAVLVILSAVIYKKTYRLDDRLSQEYSLVLNPA, encoded by the coding sequence ATGAATGCACAAACCGATAGTCAGCACATTACGCTGAAGACCAAAGCGTCCTATGGACTTGGAGCCTTGGGCAAAGACTTTGCCTGCTCGATCATTTACATCTTTTTGATGTATTACTATACCGACGTTGTCGGTCTGTCTGCGGCTTTTGTCGGTGGGCTGTTCCTGGTGGCCAGAATTATCGATGCGTTCACTGATCCGATGATGGGGATGATTGTCGATAATACCCGCTCCCGGTTCGGTAAGTTCCGCCCATGGATACTGATCGGTACAGCGGCGAATTCAGTTGTTCTGCTGATGGTATTCAGTGCCCACAACTTTGCCGGTATGGCCGCTTACGTTTACGCTGCAATCACCTATATTCTCTGGGGGGTAACGTACACCATCATGGATATTCCCTACTGGTCCATGATTCCGTCACTTTCCTCGAAGCGTGAGGAGCGTGAACACCTTGTGGTCTGGCCTCGTATTTTTGCCAGCATTGCGTGGACGGTCATGGGAACCTATGGTCTCCATGCCATTGGCCTGTTGGGCGATGGAAATAACGGCAGCGGTTTCTTCTACCTGTGTATCGGTATCATTATCTCCTTTATTGCCAGCGCCCTGATTACCTTCTTCCAGGTCAGGGAAAAGGTGGAAACAAAAATTTCTGGCGAAAAATTCGGTGTTGCAGACGTCAGGAGCATTATTGGTAACAACGATCAACTCAAATCCCTGATTGGTTTTGTCTTGTCGTTTAATATTGCCATTCAGCTGATTGGCGGTTTTGCCATTTATTACTTTACCTACGCCATCGGTAAGGCCGAACTGTTCCCGATGTTTTCCCTGGTGGCTGGTATTGCCGAGTTCTCCGGTATCTTCCTGTTCCCGTGGATTGCCAAAGTCGTTGACCGTCGTTTTATGTGGCCACTGGCTTGCGGATTCCCGATTATATGCAGCCTCGTATTGTTCGGCTCCAGTGTTATTGCACCTGAAAGCACTGTGCTGGTCGGTATGGCCGGTGCTGCCCTGAAGTTTGGTAACGGCCTGTTTAATGGTCTGTCCACGGTAATGCTGGCAGACGTGGTGGATTATGGGGAGAAGAAAACCGGCCTGCGCAGTGAAAGCATTATTTTCTCCGTCCAGACCATGCTGGTGAAAGGTGCCGGTGCCATGGCCGGGTTTCTGATTGGCTTTGGCCTGACACTGATTGGTTATGTACCTAACGAGGTGCAGTCACCGGACACCATTACCGGCCTGAAGGTGCTGATGATCCTGATTCCTGCGGTATTGGTGATACTCAGTGCGGTGATCTACAAGAAAACCTATCGTTTGGACGATCGGCTCAGTCAGGAATATAGCCTTGTCCTGAACCCTGCCTGA
- a CDS encoding DUF433 domain-containing protein yields the protein MHDERPDPFFLAEGMSNEEILGEHPNLKAIEIKAALLFAANSIDGAA from the coding sequence ATGCACGATGAAAGACCTGACCCGTTTTTTCTGGCTGAAGGCATGAGTAATGAAGAAATTCTGGGCGAACACCCCAACCTGAAAGCAATAGAGATCAAGGCAGCCTTGCTCTTTGCAGCAAACAGTATTGATGGTGCAGCCTGA
- a CDS encoding IS66 family transposase: MIPELPATMSAEILLKENAELRMRVACLEERCRELEEKVGKNSQNSSKPPSSDGYQKPCKNSNSPDHSDDLSADKGTDPSDEKPNPKSLRQSSGNKAGGKKGHQGTCLKQVDIPDYIEYLPVKECNKCQASLLDSEPVKYIERQVFEPGRPGEFEVTAHRAEVKICTCGCRNQAEFPEGVTAAAQYGSATQAMAVYLNQYHFLPFKRVSEYFNTLYKMSVSAGTVANFVARTYENLASTEEVIRDALRESSVAGADETGMRAEGSLHWLHVMRDEQWTLYYLSEKRGREAMDTMGILLTFAGVLVHDHWKSYFAYAATHVLCNAHHLRELLGVVDRDSNQLALRLMKLLRLSWHYCKGFKTIGMLQMPSVVCERIEKIYDRLLQRALMKEVVYMEKQREELKRKKVKNTKAYNLFKRLTEFKAETLRFMSDFTIPFDNNGSERDVRMAKLKQKISGCFRSADGGSMFARIRSYLSSARKQGMDIYQSLHRAVRNYCNMPLLSAE; encoded by the coding sequence ATGATTCCAGAACTACCCGCAACTATGTCGGCTGAGATTCTCTTGAAAGAGAATGCAGAGCTGCGGATGAGAGTTGCCTGTCTGGAAGAGCGATGTCGAGAATTGGAAGAAAAGGTTGGCAAGAACAGTCAAAACAGCAGCAAGCCGCCATCGTCTGATGGTTATCAAAAACCTTGTAAAAACAGTAATTCTCCAGATCATTCTGACGACCTTTCCGCAGATAAAGGTACCGATCCATCGGATGAAAAACCCAATCCTAAAAGTCTGAGACAGTCTTCTGGTAATAAAGCCGGTGGAAAGAAAGGGCATCAGGGCACTTGTCTTAAACAGGTCGATATCCCTGACTATATTGAGTACCTTCCGGTTAAAGAATGCAATAAATGTCAGGCGTCTCTTCTTGATAGTGAGCCGGTCAAATATATTGAACGACAGGTGTTTGAACCAGGGAGACCGGGTGAATTTGAAGTAACGGCCCATAGAGCTGAAGTAAAAATCTGCACTTGTGGTTGTCGGAATCAGGCTGAATTCCCGGAAGGTGTTACCGCTGCCGCACAATATGGCTCAGCCACACAGGCTATGGCCGTCTATCTTAACCAATACCATTTCCTGCCTTTTAAGCGCGTGTCAGAGTATTTTAATACTCTCTATAAAATGAGTGTAAGTGCAGGCACTGTCGCCAATTTTGTGGCCAGAACCTATGAAAATCTGGCTTCTACTGAAGAGGTTATTCGTGACGCCTTGCGGGAATCGTCTGTTGCCGGAGCCGATGAAACGGGTATGCGGGCCGAGGGCTCTTTGCACTGGCTACACGTTATGCGGGATGAACAATGGACGCTCTACTACTTGTCTGAAAAGCGAGGTCGTGAGGCCATGGACACGATGGGCATACTGCTAACATTTGCAGGCGTTCTGGTTCATGATCATTGGAAATCCTATTTTGCATATGCGGCAACTCACGTACTTTGCAATGCCCATCACCTGAGGGAGCTTTTGGGTGTTGTTGATAGGGACAGCAATCAACTGGCGTTGCGATTGATGAAGCTACTGAGGCTTTCCTGGCATTACTGCAAGGGCTTTAAGACCATAGGTATGCTACAGATGCCAAGTGTTGTCTGTGAACGAATCGAGAAGATTTATGACCGGTTGCTTCAGCGGGCTCTAATGAAAGAAGTCGTCTATATGGAGAAGCAACGAGAGGAGCTTAAGCGCAAGAAAGTCAAGAATACTAAAGCTTACAATCTCTTCAAACGACTCACTGAGTTCAAGGCTGAGACACTGCGCTTCATGTCAGATTTTACCATTCCCTTCGATAACAATGGCAGTGAACGGGATGTTCGAATGGCCAAGTTAAAGCAGAAAATCTCAGGCTGCTTCAGGAGTGCAGACGGTGGTTCTATGTTTGCACGGATTCGCAGCTATTTGTCGTCTGCCAGAAAACAGGGAATGGACATATATCAATCACTTCATAGAGCTGTTCGGAATTACTGTAATATGCCTTTGCTCAGTGCTGAATAG
- a CDS encoding DUF3368 domain-containing protein, translating into MYQSVLLIDEKSGRSTVRSLDIPVTGNLAVLLKAKKTGVIPSVKSVVEKLQLHNYRYSKALIAQLLKKAGE; encoded by the coding sequence ATGTATCAGTCTGTTTTACTGATTGATGAAAAGTCTGGTCGCTCAACAGTCAGAAGTCTTGACATTCCGGTTACCGGTAACCTGGCAGTGCTGCTGAAAGCTAAAAAAACGGGTGTTATTCCATCGGTAAAAAGTGTCGTTGAAAAGTTGCAACTGCATAATTACCGATATTCAAAAGCACTCATTGCCCAACTGCTTAAAAAGGCAGGTGAGTAG
- a CDS encoding DUF86 domain-containing protein: MNDIILNKYSIIQRCIARINEEYKGHESELATNYTQQDSIILNIQRACQAAQDMANYVIKLKKLGIPQNARESFQLLNDHGLVSAPLTVSMIKMVGFRNIAVHEYQKLNIAILKSVIENHVDEINGFAEEVMCSFNNDGQ, from the coding sequence ATGAATGACATTATTCTTAACAAATACTCAATCATTCAGCGTTGTATTGCCCGTATTAATGAAGAATACAAAGGTCATGAGTCGGAACTGGCCACAAATTACACTCAGCAGGATTCTATAATTCTGAATATTCAGAGAGCGTGCCAGGCCGCCCAGGATATGGCGAACTACGTTATCAAACTGAAAAAATTGGGAATCCCCCAGAATGCCAGAGAATCTTTCCAGCTACTAAACGATCATGGACTGGTATCAGCCCCACTCACAGTCAGTATGATAAAAATGGTGGGGTTCAGGAATATAGCTGTCCATGAGTACCAAAAATTGAACATAGCTATTCTCAAATCTGTTATAGAAAACCATGTTGATGAAATTAACGGGTTCGCAGAGGAAGTTATGTGCAGTTTTAATAATGATGGACAATGA